The proteins below come from a single Mycolicibacterium sp. TY81 genomic window:
- the rpmG gene encoding 50S ribosomal protein L33, whose amino-acid sequence MASSTDVRPKITLACEVCKHRNYITKKNRRNDPDRLELKKFCPNCGTHQPHKESR is encoded by the coding sequence GTGGCGTCGAGTACCGACGTACGGCCGAAGATCACCTTGGCCTGCGAGGTGTGCAAGCACCGTAACTACATCACCAAGAAGAACCGCCGCAACGACCCGGATCGGCTCGAGCTGAAGAAGTTCTGCCCGAACTGCGGTACGCACCAGCCGCACAAAGAGTCGCGTTAG
- a CDS encoding MBL fold metallo-hydrolase, with protein sequence MPDDRLYFRQLLAGRDFAATDPIAQQMRNFAYLIGDRETGDCVVADPAYAAGDLVDVLEGDGMHLSGVLVTHHHPDHVGGSMMGFELKGLAELLERVSVPVHVNAHEADWVSRVTGIAPSELTPHQHGDVVQVGAVPIELLHTPGHTPGSQCFLLDGRLVAGDTLFLEGCGRTDFPGGNVDDMFRSLQALAALPGDPTVFPGHWYSAEPSAPLDDVRRTNYVYRARDLDQWRMLMGG encoded by the coding sequence ATGCCTGATGACCGCCTGTATTTCCGCCAGCTGCTCGCCGGTCGCGACTTCGCCGCGACGGACCCGATCGCCCAGCAGATGCGCAACTTCGCCTACCTCATCGGCGACCGGGAGACCGGCGACTGCGTGGTGGCCGACCCGGCCTACGCTGCGGGCGATCTGGTCGACGTCCTCGAGGGCGACGGCATGCACCTGTCCGGCGTGCTCGTCACCCACCACCACCCCGACCACGTCGGCGGCTCGATGATGGGCTTCGAGCTCAAGGGCCTGGCCGAGTTGCTGGAGCGGGTCAGCGTGCCGGTGCACGTCAACGCCCACGAGGCGGACTGGGTGTCCCGGGTGACCGGCATCGCACCGTCGGAGCTGACGCCGCACCAGCACGGCGACGTAGTGCAGGTCGGGGCCGTACCGATCGAGCTGCTGCACACCCCAGGGCACACCCCCGGCAGCCAGTGCTTCCTGCTCGACGGCCGGTTGGTGGCCGGCGACACGCTGTTCCTGGAGGGCTGTGGCCGCACCGATTTCCCGGGCGGGAACGTCGACGACATGTTCCGCAGCCTGCAGGCGCTGGCCGCCCTGCCCGGCGATCCGACGGTCTTCCCCGGGCACTGGTATTCGGCCGAACCCAGTGCGCCACTCGACGACGTCCGTCGCACCAATTACGTCTACCGGGCACGCGACCTGGACCAGTGGCGCATGCTCATGGGCGGCTAG